ATTCTGCGACGGGGCTAacgcaaggaaaaaaaaattacagaccttttactttcttttctaaacaaaaagaaagcattaACCTAATCAAGGGCTAAGTAACTGCTGAAACAATGTACTCTTAGAGGGCAGTACTCAAAATTGGCCTCGAAATTAcaagtacattttaaaacttactacaaaaatTAATTACCATAACACCCAGTACCAATGACTACCATTTAGGGGTATAGGCTCTTCCTTTTTGTATGTATAATAATAAGGGGAAGAGATGGCTATAAGAACATAGCACTCATATTTTCTGCTTCTTGGGGTCAGGTCCTGACCACTACTTGAGAAAGCCCCAAAGCATACCTTAGTAGGCAACCCAAACCACAGAGGTACAATTATACCATTCCcctcagcatttaaaaaatctagcCTCACTCCCTAAAGACTATACTCTATGAGAGTGGAAATGGTCACataattttgtacttttctaCAGCACTTAGCAAAAGTGATGGGCATAAAGCAGGCATTCAATtcatacataataaataaataaatttgatatgttatttaCTTATCTAACGAATAGTTGCAAAGAACTTACTAGGGGCaaggcactgtgccaggtaccCTGAGAGACCAAACTATATCCTCTTGCACATCAGGAACTCAGTCTAATATTAAAGATAAGATACATATATGTGGTGCACTTGAGTGCACTCTGATGTCATATGAAGGAGTCACAAAgtataaaatactataaaagtCCAAAGCAAGGGTTAGCAATTCTAGGTTGAGAAATCTGAAGGCACATTAAAGGGAGAAACATCAGAATCAGGCTTCAAAGGACACAGATAACTTAGGCCCttaaggaatggaataaaatacgtAATGCACTCTAGAAGGGAACCATCCTGGAAGATAAAGATTATGGCATGGATATGCCACAGTCACATCTTGACACCTCAGTCTAAAATCCTAGATAAACTCTGCAACAATATGTTTTACTCTCTTGTGGAAACTGTGAATTTTGTATATTTCCCTCCCTGCTTAGCAAAGCAGTAAATTACGCATTTGtgtttaagaatttattttggaTGCTTATCTGATAAAGCTTAAAACTATATCTTAACTTCTACTTTTAACTTTAGTGTTCATTtctcaaatttccttttctttttctcctgagacagagccttgctctgtcgcccaggctgtagtgcaatggcaggatctcggttcaccacaacctccgcctcctgggctcaagcaatcctcccacctcagccttctgagtagctgggaccacaggtgcatgccaccatgcctggctaatttttacatattttttttgtagagacagggtttcgcctcaTTGCCCggcatggtctcaaactcctgggctcaagtgatccaccagcctcggcctctcaacatgctgagattacaggcatgagccaccgtgcctggccaatttctcATATTTTCAAAGTAAAAGTACAGAAGccccttgaaaaagaacagaaacaatCACTTATAAGCAAAGTGAGTGTTCTTAACTAAAATTGAGAACTTTTCCCAAGTGCTGGTTCATCTCCTCAAAGCCCACATATTTCTCTAGTATAATATATGATccagataaaaataatttctaattactTCATCATTTTCTCTTGATACCAGAGGGAAAAGTCTCCTGAAAGAAGGAGAAATGGAAATACTTAATAGTGAAGGATATACTTAATTTACACCAGGTTCCCTTTTAATTCTTAGGGTTCATCTACACCAACAGAACTAAAACAATATACAATAAGCACCCAGTCTTGTGAAGACTGTCTCTTGTAAGAGCAGCAAACTTCTTGAAGGCCTTTATCCTGCCCCCATCTCTCTAACACTGAGGtgaagaggcagagagaaggggaATTAACCTTTCCAGAGCTCTGCGTGAGGCAGTGTGTTGGCCACTTGACAAATCTTCTCATTGAGTCCTCTCTCAGAATCCTAAATTCTGGGAGGTAGAATGTacaatctccattttacaagtgaAATACATGGCTTAGGAGAGGTTAAGGAACTATCAACTGTAACTGGTAACCAGTGGGCTAGAATTTGAACTCTGATCTTACCCTGAAGTTTGTGTTCTTTCTGCCTCTCCTCCTGGGTGCTTACCACTCAGTGGTAGGCACTCGAAGCATTTTAGCTGCATAAATAAGATAGGCACTTAATTAGCTGGCCTAGGATATCGTAAAGGTCTTTCCCAGCTCTAGCAGTGTGTGACTGACTCCACTCTGGGGAAATAGAGCTTCTTCACTTAAGCCTTACAGGAGGAGGAACATgtcagggaagggaagaagggaaggaggggtggTTATAAGGACACCTATGCTTCCATCATTAGCCCATCTTAACAGTACATAGGAAATAGCCTGAACTAGATACACAAATGGAATGTACCAATCAACAAAGAGATTACATCAAAAAGAAACTGGGAATAACAAtttttaccatttattgaataataattATATGCTAGGTTCTGTGCTAACAATGTTATATGTACTACCTTATTGAATTCTTACAACTATTATTGTTCCATATTACAAAGGAGGAAACCAAAGTCTGGAGTGgtcaagtaatttgcccaagccCATATAGCTGGTAAATGCTGGTGTTATAATACCAACCCAAGCCTACTGGCTCTTGACCACTTTGTTTCTACTGTGTCCATTATCATGAAACCCAGTTTTCTTCCAGCTCTCCTCTAGAGTAGCCCAGACAAAAAAAGAATGGTTCCTGAGATAGAGTACAGTGAGAATGGGGCTATGAGGACCCATTGTTCTGAAATAGTCATGAGCAAATCTTCACCCTGGTAAAGAGAATCTGCAGAAGCTGCTGTTCACACTTAAGGCACAGTGTTAAATGGGAGGTTCACAGTATAGACTCTGAACAAACACTGAACGTCTTTGAGCTTCAATCTTCTCACCCATACAATGGGGTTAAGAATATCTGACATAGTTGGTATAAAGATGATGCAAGACAACATATGTAAAAATGCTTCCTTATAAATTGAAAaacttttatataaatgaaaggtATCATTATTTCAGGAACTCTTTGTTTCGAGAGCCTTAgctctctttgttttgttttttttcagacagagtctcgctctgttgcccaggctggagtgcagtggcgtgatctcagctcactgcaacctctgctcccaggttcaagcgattctcttgcctcagcctcctgagtagctgggattacaggtgtgtgccatcatgcctggctaatttttgaatttttagtacagatgcagtttcaccatgttggccaggctggtcttgaattcctgacctcaactgatccactcaccttggcctcccaaagtgctgggattacaggtgtgagccaccgcacctggcccttagCTCTCTTTAATGAATGCAAACTTAACATGGgatttaaaagcatattttccaACGTACtttcaataaataaaactacTGCTATTGCCATTTAGCCCATTCTCTTTCCTCCAAGTAAAAAACGAGtcatgctttctcttgtgggattAGGTCATCAAAAAACTGACACAAAGAGATGATGAAGCCCCAAGTACATACCTATGCTGGGTAGAAGTTCTGGATGGGATCCCACCTTCTCCTCCACTAGGCCACCCGCAAGTGACTCAGATGCTACGCCACCATGATTGCTTTTTGTGGTCGGTACGGCGGAGATGAGCTCGGAGGGTACCAGAGTGGTTACTATCGAGCGTACACTGGTGGGGAGAGCACCGCCAGGTAAGCTGGGTCCTGCTGAGGCAGTGCCCGGGCCCACAGGGCTAGAGGTCATTTttagcagagtgggtgctgggggcGTTGGGGTTTTACTGTCCAGCTCTGTGGATAACTGCTCTGTTCCCATGAGCCCCGCAGCTGTGGCGTCTAGCCCTTGGCCTTCAGTCTCTCCATCTGCACCATACTGTTCTTCCCCTTTCTCAAGAGAGCCTGTAACTTTCTTACATGCCTTGGTCAACAAAATTTGGCCAATTTTGTCCACTTTTCCTTTGCCCTTACTAGATGAGACTGGGCTTCGCCGGTTGACAGAGGACCCTGGACTATTGGTCAAAAGGGGAGAAACCATTGTGGTTGACTGTGAAGAGGGAAGAGTGTTCTGATCTGCTGAGGTGTTCACCTGAGGGCTAGCCTCATCTGGATTCAATTCTTTCACTTGCTGCACAGGGGGATGAGAAGGGACAACTGGAGAAGACGTACAAGGAGGGGAAGGAAGCTGAACAGGGGTGGCTCGTGAGCTAAGGACCAAAGGTCGACCTGTCTGGATGTTTGGAGCAGGACTACTGGAGAGGGAATTAGGCGGTACAGGAGCAGAAGAAAATTTTATGTTCTGAGGTATGTGTAAAGGGCCAACAACTGCAACAGAGGGAGGCATCAGGCCAGAGTTGGTTGTCAGTGGGGCTGCAGGAATTGTGCTTGGCTGTGATCCTTTCATAACCTGAATTATTGAGGATGAATTGATAAAGACAGGTGTAATGAACTGAGGCCGGGCATTAGACTGAGCAGCTGACTGTCCCTCAGAAACCATAACCTTGCTACCCgcattgggcattgtgacaactgTTGACATCAATGCAGACTGCAAGTGAGTTGGCAAAGCTGCTGATGTGTTAGCTGAAGTTGTGATGGGATTGGAAGTGACAAATACAGTTATTTGATTTGGGGGCaaaggagtggaaatggaggaaGAGCTAACAGGTCTTGACATTACTGGAGGGATGCTTGGTGCAACGTTAGAACTGACCTCACTCAATTCGGGATGCACAAGGGATGAACACGGCTCATTACTGTGAGGTAAGTTTAGGGAATTAGAGGGTTCTTTAGAAGAAGACAGATCCTGCAGTGTGGGAATGACAGATGCTTTTTTGAGGTCCTCCCCAGAAACTACTGGAGGTGTTACTTCCAGATCTGTAAGCCCAGGGGGTTTAATTGTCACATTGGGAGCTCCAGAGTTGTCAAGAAGTTGACTTAACGATGTTGGTGCTTCCCTCATAGCAGGAGACACCAAATTTTTGTTCTCTTCAACACTGGGAAGTTTGTTAGGATCCGAAGGCTGCCCATCCTTTTTGGATTGATCTTCAGGGACAACCATTTTAACTTCTTGGGCAGGGACTGCTTTTAGTTCAATGTTTACCTGTTCCTTCCTACTCTGGGAATTCTGGCAATCACTGTCCTGAGGCACATTCAAGCTCTCCTTGTTATCCTCAACAACACCCCCAACTGCAGCCACAGACATAGAAGAATTCTGAGGATTCAGCCCACTGTTGTTAGGAAAGCTCCCAGGTACAGGGGGATTGGCCAGAGGAGTGGGACTGACCAATACATTTCTCGGCAACTCCACATTCTGCAACAGGGCTGCATTTGTCTGAGAGGCCAGAGTAAGTTTAGGGGCTTTTGAATTTTGCCTCCCAGGGCTTGGAGTGGTTTTCCTACTGGACCCAGGACTAGACCTGCGACTGTTGCTTGGACTTGCCCGTTTTGTTGCTCCAGAATTAGACTGCTTTCCAGAATTCACTACCACGGAATCTAATTTGTGAGTTTGTGGGGTAGCAAAATTGGAAGGATTCATGGTAAGATTTGAAGGTGCTTGCCCGATGGCCTTCAAAGTTGTTGGATTTAGGCCTTGTTGATCAAAGCCCCTGTTTAAATTTGGCCTAGGAGGTAAAGGAATATTAATCTGTGGAGGGAAGAGTCCTGCTATGGAGGCATTGAGTCTTTCTGGTGACAGACTGATTTCTGAAGGTTCTGTGCTGGGAGGGCGGTTGTTGGGTGTCTGAGGATAATAGGGTCTGGGGCTGGCTCTGTTTGGTGTTTTGGGCCTAGATGTCTGGGTTGGCGCAGCCACATTTGGAAAGTGGTGGCCGTGAGAGCTGGGCAGGGAATTTACAGGGGGTTGCTGGGGAGTTGCACCTTGAGTTGCTGAAAGGGGCGATGGTCCAGGTTTTGGCCCTGTCATCATTAACTGATTCTGGGGAAGTACTACATGTGAAGGCATGTTGTTTGGGCCTCCTGGGACAGATGGTGCTTCACTGCCACTTGCTTCAGGGAGTGAGGCCATCTCCGCCAGCGGCGAGCTGGAAGGATTCTGTGGGCTCTCCTGATAGACCATTTTCCTTGAATTGCTTCCCAAAGGAGTATTCACAGGCATTGGCATTCTTTGTTTATCAGGTGATGGTGGCACGGAGGCAGGTCCTTGCAGACTGACCATGACAGGCACACTGCCACTCTGTTGCATGGGCATTCTCTGGGAGTCGGGGTTCAGGGGGCCCCTTGGAGGATGGACATTTTGAGGGACTGGAAGCCTAACTGATTTGGGATCCTGCTGCATCATGAGCATCATCATcatttgttgctgctgctgctgctgctgctgctgagacTGTGGCTGACTGGGAGgtggtggctgctgctgctgaggcAGTTGTGGCTGTGGCTGCTGCTGTGGTGGCTGTGGTGGGGGTGCCACATGCTGCATGAGTTGAGGAGGCATCTGCTGAAGTGGCCTCTGTTCAACTGGTTGAGAAGGATAACCTAAAACAAGCCCCCCAAATTAGGGAAGTTAGATTTTTCAGCAAGAAAATATTGCTACCTTTAGAGTATAGCCAAGCAATACTCATCTAGGTGGCACAGACTATGCACAAACAGCTCAGGCATGCCCACTTCTGGGGCAGGGGGCAGCCCCTCATTACTTGACATAAGCAAAAGGGGCACAGTGCTTAAGGAAGCAAAAAGCAAAGCATCAAAAAACCTGGAGCTCCTCGGTGTGTAGGGTCTGAATGAGCCATGACTGTACTAAGAGCCTGATTTTCTGTGCTATGCACTGAAAATGGCTGTGTCTATACCAGCCAAACATTCAGATGAAATGAGAAAAACTTCATCAACATCAAGTGCCTGGCCACCCAAGATTCAGGTCTCGTGTAGTCATAATCAATATTTCAATGTACTTGTGAATGAAGTAAAGCATTTAGGATTCACTTCTTCTGTTAGcacaggaataattttttttaagatgtggtTTTGTTGAAAATAACAGCATTGAAGACAgcctttttattctttcaacggaagtaaaatataaaatcctaGGATTCAGTTCCTTAAGAAAGaggaatttaaaattattccaatTCATTGCCTCCATACACTACGCCGCATCCTTCAGGCTTAATCCTCTGGGGGAAACCGACTGAATTAAAATTGCCCTTCAGGTGTAAATCAGTTTAATAAACAGTAGGAGCTAATGGAAGCTGATATacacattgaaaataaaattagggcATTGAAGTTTTTATGGATATTAATTTGCACTTACTTTCTTACATGCAAATCTctatttggagaaatattttcCACGAATCCACAGCTGGAGAATAAGTAAGGCAGAAGCATAGCCctcaggaataaaaaataattttgggaaaAGAACCCTGAAGGACAATGTCTTCTAGATATGGAGAGGGCAACATctcaaattattctctttttttgtgaagattttacTTGGCATTTTAGAACCAAAACCTTACaatcagaaaagataaaaagatatgcAAACCAGGAATAACGGTGGTTCTGTGGGAAAAAGTGGGCATACAGCTGGGCATATATGGGATACAATTCCAGTTCCACAAACTAGATTTATTCCATTGTTGCATGAAGAGTACATTAGGGAGGTTTTACGAAGGTGTAGGAATAAGAACAATTGGCTCTGGCAGTCAAAAGAAATGCTGACTCaacattttcatagagcagctacCAAATTTTGTGGGTCAGACTCAGCACTCAATTAATGTCTTCTGGCCAAAGATTTCCATGGTATCAATGAATACAATGTGTAGAATCCagttttgaagattttttaaaaaatccttttttaattttaggcCCGAGTAACTTCTTCACCTTTATAAAGCCAATAACATGGCATTTCTACGGTTCAACTGTCCTTTCGACTACATAGTCAAATACAGTGGGTTCCTATTTTTCACATTCAGTCTGGGGTTCCCACATTAAGAAAATTGTAATTGCTACAAAAGTCTGTTCATGTCAGGGTTATGACATGGATgccttttatctttaaaatcagCCCACCAGACAGTAAATACCAAAGAGGACAGCACAGACAATACAGCAGCCTCTCAAAAGTAACAGTTAAGGGCATGGCTGCTACAGAGTCCAGAAGCTGGAGGCAGCAGTCCAAAAGGCACTAATGATAAGACAGATTGGGGCTGACGTGACAGAATGGTGAAGAGGGAAAGCCAGGACACACATAGTGCCCATAACACAATCACAAACTGAATTTATTACTCAGGGAATGCAAACTCCTATGCCTTTaggggccaggcaggtagtagAGAATAGAAGTGGACTGGTATAAGACAGCAGGAGTCCTGTCAACAGTGCCAAACTGCAGAGCAGATGCCCTATTTAAAGGCATTTAAATTCGGACTTTTGTTTAAGACACTGCATAGCAACTCAAACCCATTATAGGCCAAATTCAGCCTGCAGGCCCCGTTTGCAGAAAGAAGGCAATAAATGTATACAAAGACCCCTGGGATTCATATAAGAAGAGTTCAGATGTGTCTGAGACAAGAAGGCATGTTCCTGCTCTCAATGCCTTCTGGACATACTCCCCAAAGACTGATGACCTCCCAGTCTCAGCTATGCTGCTGCATCTCACTGACGGGAAGTGTGATATGCCCAAATAATTTGTAATAAATAACACAAAGTATTGATATCATGATGGATTTAGCTTTTTGTTtggattcaattttaaaatacataaattagggGTAGATTAAAGGTTATTCCTAAAATAATGTCACTCTCATTTTCATGTCAAAAAGGAGTTGAAATAACTAgtgaggaagaaacaaaacataCCCTCTGTACACACAGGGGAGAGTGGCCTAAGTGTGAAGGGTTGTGCATCTTCAACCGTGTCATAGGGGAATAAAGTTACAAGTCATTGCTCAGGCCAAGATAACCAGGTATAGAGATATTGTGGCAGCTGGCCTTGGTTCTATAATATCTAGgtttgaatgaattaattttaGGAGCTTTTCCATCTTTGACAtaatttttcaacatttaaaggatagtattattttataatcagaGACGATACAACAAAGGGGGCTTCCAATATTGGTcctatttattataaattattaaccTATGTGGTAGATACATGGgtgtctcttttattctttatatcttctttatattttaaagactCATTCATGAAACTTCTATAAAAAAGATCATCTTGTTTTAAACCCTGGTAGTTCCCTGCTTTGAGAAGCCCCAGGAAGAAACGCTGCAGGAAAGGCAGGCAAGCAGGATTAGAGTGAAATCATCTCTCCATTTAATCTTATCCTGTTCTGATGCCAACTAGAATCTTGACATTGACAAGAATAAAGAGGCACTTCACATTTcacggttttttttttgtttttttttttgagacagggtcccaggctggagtgcagtggcatgatcacggctcactgcaacttcgacttcttgggctcaggtgatgctcccacctcagcctcctgagtagctgggactataggtgcgtgtcaccatacctggctaatttttaaaaaatttttagtagagacaaggtttcaccatgttgcccaggctggtcttgaacacttgggctcaagtgatctgctcatcttggcctcccaaagtgctgggattacaggtggatgagccatcatgcccaaccaCATTTCAGTCCGATTTTATGAGGacttaaaataacaaagacaaatttgaatagaatgtgtgtgtgtatgtgccttCAAaagttatatttgaaatttttacttAATATCAAGGCAAAGCTTCCAAATACCAGACACATTAAATCACTGAAGTAGACTAGTtagcagataaaataaaatactgttgtTTCCTCGAAGACATGGAAGCCTTGTAATGCCACATGCACATGTAATAAGTATATAATCTAGCTAACATTTTATCACCTGGTGGCCGGTTTGAAAATTCTGGCAGTTTAGGGCCTGAGTTATCCAAGTTAATTCCTTGTTCTCCAGGCAACGGTGGCTGATCAGCCTCTTCCAGACCAGCTGGGCGAGTATCTggggtgctaaaaaaaaaaaaaaaaaaaatgacatattttagaataagttgtatagaaaatacacaaaactagCTTAACCCTTCCCCTATTTCTGAAGAACTAAAATGTTTGCATTACCATTATTCATATCTCTCTAAGtctagataaaatattaaatattggcATAAAAATAATCTGGCAATTTCATTAAATGTTAAAATCCACTTAATCTAACAGCACTGTATTTACTCAGAATGCTTTCCACAAACTCCTGATGCAATAATTTTCATGTAATCACCCATTCCTTAGCTGTTTTAAGACCTGATCATAGGGCCATCAATGTTACAAGGTACTGTTCCTGTGAAACCACACTATCTTCAATGTAGCGATCAAATTCAACTAGAGGgtctgattgtttcttttttgtggaTATAACAGTGGGGGCTCAATTCATAACACCTTGCAAAAGGTTGTACAGGTTGGCTGATGGTATTCAGAGAACAAAGAAAGATTGAGACCACCACAACAAATATTTTGCTGCAGAATGAGAATTTGCAGACATCTCTATTTGCTTTGAGATGCCTTTGCTTTTACCTGGGTGTAGCTTAAAATTTTtagtggggaagaaaaaaatgaagaaattgtagCTACTAACACCCACATTCTCAAAGAACAAGACTGCTCATGGGCCTCATTTTGTTTGTAATCTCAGTACTAATTgtacttttcttttctatctttagtTTCCCTTTGCCCTGATTTTGTTCACCCACTTTTAGGTAGTGTTTTGTCTCATTATACTCTGTACAGTTTCATAAGCCAACCAAAATCCACTTTAAAAGCCCCCCCAGCAAATGGAAATTTAGAACCTGAAGCAGATCGTCAGCACATCCAGACCTATAACAATTTGCTCCTTGTAAGACTTCTCTCTCACTTTAAATTACAGGCAAGGATTCAGTGGTAACCTTTACTTTCAGAAAATTGTAGAGCTAAGAAATCTGAGATATCTGGTCCAGCCCCATCATGTTatgaatgagaaaactaaggcccaAAAAGGTGTATGAAACAGGCCCAAGATTCCACAGTGAAGTAGTGGTAGAGCTGGAAGCAGGTACTTTTCCTGTAAACCCACTGTCTCCCTTTCCTGGGAGTCCTGATGCTGTGTAAGGTCCCTTTCACAATTTGTAGACCTAAGTAACCAATTTCCCTAAGGGCTGGTGAAGATGGCAAAAAATACACACTAGAGGCAACTGAATAACCTTGCAATTTTACTCCCAGACTACcgacagaataaaatatttattaaataattattcccATAGGTTGATGCTAGTAAAGAACTTAACTGAGAAAGAGCTATCAGAAAAATTAGATAATTAAGTTTGAATTCAGGAAAATATAGGTTATCATTAATAATACACCATGATTAGCTTTTAAAGCATAAGATTCAAGAAGAGGCAAGTGAGCATGATATAATACAGTACAAAGAATGTTGTGGGAAGGCTGGGATAAAGGTAGTTGGTTTAATTTTGAACATTTAAGCTGGTTGAAATAAAGTTTCTTGATTCTTTTTCTATAATTCTAACAATTTATTTCAATTAACCTGTTTTACATTCATTAGCcattatttcctcatttattatttttttttatgattaaaGGCACAAAATATAGCTCAGTGAATATTCCTTCTGGAAACATTTTATCAAACCCAGAAACACAAATTAATACTTAGCTTCaggaaatgaaatataaattgttaATTGCCTTTCCTGCTATGATCTTGCAAAATAACTCACCTGGAGAACGTTTACTGAAAGGGTAACTGATTTAAAAGGTCCAATCATCTTAGCGTGGGGTTTTAAGCTTCTAGGGATGATAAAGAGCCTTTAAAGGAAAGGCACCTGtgcaaaaaaatcatttctatttgAGAGACAGCAGTAGTTTTAATTTCCAAAACACATTTGGCCTCTCTGGTTCCCCAATAGCCATCATAAGCCTAAAGTCAGTGCTTTGTGGAGTTGCCATATGGTAGCACTGGTTACTTTTCAGGCTCTGATTGCCAAAACCCCCCGACACTGTAAAATTAAGAGCTATACCAGCCAATTGCAACATATGAATCTTGTTTGGATCCTTATTTGAacaaattgtaagaaaaaaatttgagACAATCAGGGAAGTTTGAACACTGGATATGAGAGTACTAAGgaagtattagttttctaggtgTGCTAACAATATTGTGCGGGCATATTAAAAAGTGTCCTTATCTTTTAGAGACACACACTGAAATATTTACCCAGCGAATTTGCTTTGAAATACTCAAAAGTGTAATGGAAGAGAGTACAGATGAAGGCAAGACAGACTATGAGTTGATAATTATTGAAGCAGGGGGATTTCATTATACTATTCTAGTTTTATATTCTGTAAAATTTTCCATCAAAAAAGTTATCcacacagaaaacaaatgaataaaatttgaGGCAAAACCATCACAACCTACTTTAGATCTTGCtgactatttttcttcttccGAGGGGGTTTCTTCTTCTTCGGTTTATTTGCGTTGGTATTATTTTGCTTATTGTTTACCCCAAAATGGCCTGCAGATATGTCACTCTGCAATAAGTTGACCAACAATGGGCTCGTTAGCGTGACATCCTTATTGACTGGGAAGCCTGGATTTTGACCACAGGACATCTGATTTCCATTGGGAGCTCCACTGAAAGGTGCATTGAAAGACATCCCATGGCCTGAGAAGTGGTTTCCCGAGGCATTGTTTCCCTGCATGGCCTGCACATGAGGGGGGACCATGTTGGTTTGTTGCATGCTAACATCAGGCATCATCTGAGATAAACTGACATCGTTATTTGCTGTAGTAGCAGGATCACCATGCTGCTGGGCCATGTGTGGGCTGGGCCCTGGTGGCCGCAGGACCTGCCCTTGAATGCCCATAACCTGAGATGGACTGTTGTTCACAGGCCCTTGCTGGGGCAGCATCTGTCCTGACATCTGTCCCGTAAACTGCACCATATTTCCTTGCATGTTCGGAGTTGGTCCCCTCATTATCTGGGCTGGTCCCGGCATGACATTGGACTGGTTCTGAGTGTTAAACTGCTGCTTATTCCCCTGCATTTGATTGGTCATAATCTGCTCTATCATTGGGTTCTGTTGGAGCAAAACCTGCCCCTGAGGCCCCATCATCTGGTTATGTGGCACCATCATTTGTGGGCCCTGCTGGGAAAGCATCTGCTTGGGTGGGGTCATCCTTTGGGGCGAGGGCCCAAGATTTTGGCTCGGAGGGTTAACCATCATCTGGCCCTGTGGCATAAGCTGGGCCCTTGAAAGGATCATAGGGTTCTGAGGGTTCAAGGTTCCTTGTTGCTGGACCATCTGGCCCTGGGAGGGCACGATTTGCTGGTGCATGCCCATCAGCTGAGATGGTGGGCCCTGCTGGGGCTGGCCTTGCATGTTGCTGAGGTTCACTTGAGGAACCCCAGAACTACCAGCCTGCTGATTGTTCATGT
This window of the Gorilla gorilla gorilla isolate KB3781 chromosome 21, NHGRI_mGorGor1-v2.1_pri, whole genome shotgun sequence genome carries:
- the NCOA6 gene encoding nuclear receptor coactivator 6 isoform X4 encodes the protein MVLDDLPNLEDIYTSLCSSTMEDSEMDFDSGLEDDDTKSDSILEDSTIFVAFKGNIDDKDFKWKLDAILKNVPDLLHMESSKLKVQKVEPWNSVRVTFNIPREAAERLRILAQSNNQQLRDLGILSVQIEGEGAINLALAQNRSQDVRMNGPMGAGNSVRMEAGFPMASGPGIIRMNNPATVMIPPGGNVSSSMMAPGPNPELQPRTPRPASQSDAMDPLLSGLHIQQQSHPSGSLAPPHHPMQPVSVNRQMNPANFPQLQQQQQQQQQQQQQQQQQQQQQQQQQQQQLQARPPQQHQQQQPQGIRPQFTAPTQVPVPPGWNQLPSGALQPPPAQGSLGTMTANQGWKKAPLPGPMQQQLQARPSLATVQTPSHPPPPYPFGSQQASQAHTNFPQMSNPGQFTAPQMKSLQGGPSRVPTPLQQPHLTNKSPASSPSSFQQGSPASSPTVNQTQQQMGPRPPQNNPLPQGFQQPVSSPGRNPMVQQGNVPPNFMVMQQQPPNQGPQSLHPGLGGQANPNFMQGQVPSTTATTPGNSGAPQLQANQNVQHAGGQGAGPPQNQMQVSHGPPNMMQPSLMGIHGNMNNQQAGSSGVPQVNLSNMQGQPQQGPPSQLMGMHQQIVPSQGQMVQQQGTLNPQNPMILSRAQLMPQGQMMVNPPSQNLGPSPQRMTPPKQMLSQQGPQMMVPHNQMMGPQGQVLLQQNPMIEQIMTNQMQGNKQQFNTQNQSNVMPGPAQIMRGPTPNMQGNMVQFTGQMSGQMLPQQGPVNNSPSQVMGIQGQVLRPPGPSPHMAQQHGDPATTANNDVSLSQMMPDVSMQQTNMVPPHVQAMQGNNASGNHFSGHGMSFNAPFSGAPNGNQMSCGQNPGFPVNKDVTLTSPLLVNLLQSDISAGHFGVNNKQNNTNANKPKKKKPPRKKKNSQQDLNTPDTRPAGLEEADQPPLPGEQGINLDNSGPKLPEFSNRPPGYPSQPVEQRPLQQMPPQLMQHVAPPPQPPQQQPQPQLPQQQQPPPPSQPQSQQQQQQQQQQMMMMLMMQQDPKSVRLPVPQNVHPPRGPLNPDSQRMPMQQSGSVPVMVSLQGPASVPPSPDKQRMPMPVNTPLGSNSRKMVYQESPQNPSSSPLAEMASLPEASGSEAPSVPGGPNNMPSHVVLPQNQLMMTGPKPGPSPLSATQGATPQQPPVNSLPSSHGHHFPNVAAPTQTSRPKTPNRASPRPYYPQTPNNRPPSTEPSEISLSPERLNASIAGLFPPQINIPLPPRPNLNRGFDQQGLNPTTLKAIGQAPSNLTMNPSNFATPQTHKLDSVVVNSGKQSNSGATKRASPSNSRRSSPGSSRKTTPSPGRQNSKAPKLTLASQTNAALLQNVELPRNVLVSPTPLANPPVPGSFPNNSGLNPQNSSMSVAAVGGVVEDNKESLNVPQDSDCQNSQSRKEQVNIELKAVPAQEVKMVVPEDQSKKDGQPSDPNKLPSVEENKNLVSPAMREAPTSLSQLLDNSGAPNVTIKPPGLTDLEVTPPVVSGEDLKKASVIPTLQDLSSSKEPSNSLNLPHSNEPCSSLVHPELSEVSSNVAPSIPPVMSRPVSSSSISTPLPPNQITVFVTSNPITTSANTSAALPTHLQSALMSTVVTMPNAGSKVMVSEGQSAAQSNARPQFITPVFINSSSIIQVMKGSQPSTIPAAPLTTNSGLMPPSVAVVGPLHIPQNIKFSSAPVPPNSLSSSPAPNIQTGRPLVLSSRATPVQLPSPPCTSSPVVPSHPPVQQVKELNPDEASPQVNTSADQNTLPSSQSTTMVSPLLTNSPGSSVNRRSPVSSSKGKGKVDKIGQILLTKACKKVTGSLEKGEEQYGADGETEGQGLDATAAGLMGTEQLSTELDSKTPTPPAPTLLKMTSSPVGPGTASAGPSLPGGALPTSVRSIVTTLVPSELISAVPTTKSNHGGVASESLAGGLVEEKVGSHPELLPSIAPSQNLVSKETSTTALQASVARPELEVNAAIVSGQSSEPKEIVEKSKIPSRRNSRTEEPTVASESVENGHRKRSSRPASASSSTKDITSAVQSKRRKSK